Proteins encoded within one genomic window of Methanobacteriales archaeon HGW-Methanobacteriales-1:
- a CDS encoding nicotinamide-nucleotide adenylyltransferase → MRGLLVGRMQPVHQGHLQVVKRILEEVDEVIICIGSAQLSHTLKDPFTGGERVMMLTKALSEDGIHASKYYILPIQDIACNSVWVAHIKMLTPPFEKIYTGNPLVQRLFLEEGYQVTTPPLFYRDTLSGTEVRKRMLNGEDWESLVPSSVIEAISEIDGLERIKHLAKKEVSEK, encoded by the coding sequence ATGAGGGGATTACTCGTAGGTAGAATGCAACCAGTTCATCAAGGCCATCTTCAGGTTGTAAAAAGGATACTAGAAGAAGTAGATGAAGTTATTATTTGCATAGGAAGTGCTCAGCTGAGTCACACTTTAAAAGATCCTTTTACTGGTGGAGAGCGAGTAATGATGCTGACCAAAGCATTAAGTGAGGATGGAATTCACGCTTCCAAATATTACATATTACCAATTCAAGATATAGCTTGTAATTCTGTGTGGGTGGCACATATTAAGATGTTAACTCCACCTTTTGAGAAAATATACACTGGAAATCCTCTAGTTCAACGTTTATTCCTGGAAGAAGGTTACCAGGTTACCACACCACCATTGTTTTATAGAGATACTTTATCTGGCACTGAAGTCCGGAAAAGAATGCTTAATGGAGAGGATTGGGAATCACTTGTTCCGAGTTCAGTAATAGAAGCCATAAGTGAAATTGACGGTCTAGAGCGAATAAAACATCTAGCCAAAAAAGAAGTAAGTGAAAAATAA
- a CDS encoding molybdenum cofactor biosynthesis protein MoaE has protein sequence MLVKIIKKDEEQINISDLIDQVKKSPYIDESGAIFSFEGIVRGKEKDLEVKKLILSTPNITETQKGLESIVREVKDKYSVTEIAVVHYLGEFYIGDPLFLVVVAGAHRHETLDALKEVIERTKFDLDFQKDEQSNKGTNIIMSGG, from the coding sequence ATGCTAGTTAAAATTATTAAAAAAGACGAAGAGCAGATCAATATATCTGATCTCATTGATCAAGTTAAAAAAAGTCCATATATTGATGAATCCGGGGCAATATTTTCCTTTGAAGGAATAGTGAGGGGAAAAGAAAAGGATTTAGAAGTTAAAAAGCTAATATTAAGTACTCCCAATATTACTGAAACCCAAAAAGGTCTGGAATCAATTGTTAGAGAAGTTAAAGACAAATATTCAGTTACAGAAATAGCAGTAGTACATTATTTAGGTGAATTTTACATAGGAGATCCTTTATTTTTAGTTGTTGTGGCCGGTGCACACCGTCACGAAACTTTAGATGCATTAAAAGAAGTTATTGAAAGAACAAAATTTGATCTGGACTTTCAAAAAGATGAACAAAGTAATAAAGGCACTAATATTATAATGTCTGGTGGTTAA
- a CDS encoding phosphodiesterase, which translates to MKFIRDSVHGNLQIDDFELKLVDTPQIQRLRRIKQLGFTNLIYPGANHSRFEHSIGTMYLASRLADHLKLDNEKKRILRACALLHDTGHGPFSHVSEAVLDEKHEVLTARVIKNSSLGELLSEEFDINQIIDIINGKTVLGQAISGELDVDRMDYLLRDSHYTGVAYGIIDIERLIYNMKLENNLVLDKKGVQAAESTLLARYFMYPSVYQHHTTRIVNAMFRRCLRKLIEKKEIDTKNIYQYDDADIITLSRGQEGFIGEMMHKLDNRDLLKNISSLKLSDLEDPQQAFKIKRKELKKAEKEIAEDKDIPEDYLIINMPEYPSFDEMRTLVSVGDAIIKLSEISSIVGALRDARFNHADLCLYVPEEHTSKLHDFNFYDYLNLPEQKNRHDKQMRLISPL; encoded by the coding sequence TTGAAGTTTATAAGGGATAGTGTTCATGGCAATCTCCAGATTGACGATTTTGAGCTTAAATTAGTTGATACTCCACAGATACAAAGATTAAGAAGAATAAAGCAATTAGGATTTACCAATTTAATTTATCCCGGTGCAAATCATTCACGTTTTGAGCATTCCATTGGAACCATGTATCTTGCTTCTAGATTAGCTGATCATTTAAAGTTAGATAATGAGAAAAAAAGAATTTTAAGAGCATGTGCCCTTTTACATGATACTGGACATGGGCCCTTTTCTCACGTTTCTGAAGCAGTTTTAGATGAAAAGCATGAAGTTTTAACTGCTAGGGTCATCAAAAACTCAAGTCTTGGAGAATTACTGTCTGAAGAATTTGATATTAATCAAATAATTGATATAATAAATGGGAAAACAGTATTAGGTCAGGCCATATCTGGAGAACTTGATGTAGATAGAATGGACTATCTGTTACGTGATTCACATTATACTGGTGTTGCATACGGAATAATAGACATAGAAAGACTCATTTATAATATGAAACTAGAAAATAATCTAGTACTTGATAAAAAAGGAGTTCAAGCAGCAGAGTCAACGCTATTAGCACGTTATTTCATGTATCCCAGTGTTTATCAACACCATACTACTCGAATTGTTAATGCTATGTTTAGACGTTGTTTGAGAAAATTAATTGAAAAAAAAGAAATTGACACCAAAAACATATACCAATACGATGATGCAGATATAATTACACTTTCCAGAGGCCAGGAAGGTTTCATAGGAGAGATGATGCACAAATTAGACAATCGGGACTTATTAAAAAATATAAGTTCTCTAAAACTAAGTGATCTTGAAGATCCACAACAGGCATTTAAGATTAAAAGGAAAGAGCTAAAAAAAGCTGAAAAAGAAATTGCTGAAGATAAAGATATTCCTGAAGATTATTTAATTATAAACATGCCAGAATATCCATCATTTGATGAAATGAGAACTTTAGTATCTGTGGGAGATGCTATAATAAAATTAAGTGAAATATCCAGCATTGTGGGCGCTTTAAGAGATGCTAGATTTAATCATGCGGATCTTTGTCTTTACGTTCCTGAAGAACACACATCAAAATTACATGATTTCAATTTTTACGATTATTTGAACTTACCTGAACAAAAAAACAGACATGACAAACAAATGCGACTAATAAGTCCATTATAA
- a CDS encoding aromatic acid decarboxylase, translating into MIIVAITGASGVAYGLKVLESLKKCGKETGLVVTEPAKLILDYELGIQLEDLKNIATYYYESNDLTASINSGSCLFESMVIVPCTMKTLSAIAHGYANNAVTRAADVSLKERRKLVLVPRETPLRSVHLENMLKISKEGGVILPAMPGFYHKPKNLDDITNFIAGKVLDVLEIDHDLFNRWSGNEIK; encoded by the coding sequence ATGATTATCGTTGCCATAACTGGTGCAAGTGGTGTTGCATACGGTTTAAAAGTGTTAGAATCTCTTAAAAAGTGTGGAAAAGAAACTGGACTAGTTGTTACTGAACCTGCTAAGCTTATTTTAGATTATGAATTAGGAATACAACTGGAAGATCTAAAAAATATTGCAACTTATTATTACGAATCAAATGACCTTACTGCTTCTATCAATAGTGGTTCCTGTCTTTTTGAAAGTATGGTAATTGTTCCTTGTACCATGAAAACTCTCTCTGCAATTGCTCACGGCTATGCAAATAATGCCGTTACCCGGGCTGCAGATGTATCATTGAAAGAAAGAAGAAAATTAGTTCTTGTTCCTCGTGAAACACCACTGCGTTCTGTCCATTTGGAGAATATGTTAAAAATTAGTAAGGAAGGGGGAGTAATTCTTCCTGCAATGCCGGGATTTTACCATAAACCTAAAAATTTAGATGATATAACTAATTTTATTGCTGGAAAAGTTTTAGATGTTCTGGAAATTGATCATGACCTTTTTAATCGCTGGAGCGGTAATGAAATCAAATAA
- the cbiT gene encoding precorrin-6Y C5,15-methyltransferase (decarboxylating) subunit CbiT has translation MFRDSDFKTNSDVPGPTKEEIRCLVICKSKVKKDDIVVEIGCGTGGLTLEFAKRSKQVYSIDKNPNAVKLTRENLLEHELIDNVKLFEKDALSVLNSITKFDILMIGGSGGDLYSIIEKANTKLNPGGRIIVTAILMETKTQSISKLKELGFEVEIIEVNISKGRIIDRGTMMFSQNPIAIIYTV, from the coding sequence ATGTTTAGAGATTCAGATTTTAAAACAAACTCTGATGTGCCTGGTCCCACCAAAGAAGAAATAAGATGTCTTGTAATTTGTAAATCTAAAGTAAAAAAAGATGATATTGTAGTAGAAATAGGATGTGGAACTGGTGGTTTGACTTTAGAGTTTGCAAAAAGATCAAAACAAGTTTATTCAATTGATAAAAATCCAAACGCAGTTAAACTAACTAGAGAGAATCTTTTAGAACATGAACTTATAGATAATGTAAAATTGTTTGAAAAAGATGCTCTTAGTGTCCTTAATTCAATAACAAAATTTGACATTTTGATGATTGGTGGAAGTGGAGGAGATTTATATTCCATAATTGAAAAAGCCAACACAAAACTGAATCCTGGCGGCAGAATAATAGTTACTGCAATTTTAATGGAAACTAAAACACAATCCATATCAAAACTTAAAGAATTAGGTTTTGAAGTGGAAATAATTGAAGTAAATATCTCTAAAGGACGTATAATTGATCGCGGAACCATGATGTTCTCTCAAAACCCCATAGCCATTATTTATACTGTTTAA